From Carya illinoinensis cultivar Pawnee chromosome 5, C.illinoinensisPawnee_v1, whole genome shotgun sequence, one genomic window encodes:
- the LOC122311676 gene encoding metacaspase-3-like isoform X1 — protein MTPAAKVVICNRCNKQYSVAKYAAIIRCTECKVIIPGPASVELGHQIRHALSKTKSTLHQSFGNGGKLLKRMHSSSTNVSSLDTKPPYAAGNSGEAHGMKRALLCGVTYRDKTYSLKGTVNDVKRMKVLLMQRFGYRRDCIRILTEETGSESDFSPTKKNIQESLKWLVEGSESGDSLVFYFSGHGLRQPDFNDDEKDGFDETICPVDFMQEGMILDNEINSTIVRPLKKGITLHAIVDACHSGTVLDLEYVYDLPKDIWIDNKPPSKADKSTSGGLAICLSACGDDEMASDTSAFTGKDMTGAMTFILIHVVENVPEITYGSLLDQMHEVIEQVNYKRCLTVPCLRILLGHRKIENPMLSSSQEFPVYSKKFLL, from the exons ATGACCCCCGCCGCCAAAG TCGTTATATGCAATAGGTGCAACAAACAGTACTCGGTGGCTAAGTACGCGGCAATTATTCGCTGTACAGAATGCAAAGTCATTATACCCGGGCCGGCAAGTGTGGAGCTGGGACATCAAATCCGACATGCATTATCAAAGACAAAGAGTACTCTTCATCAGTCATTTGGAAATGGCGGTAAATTGTTGAAGCGTATGCACTCAAGCAGTACTAATGTTTCTTCGCTGGATACTAAGCCGCCATACGCTGCAGGTAATTCGGGTGAGGCACACGGAATGAAGCGCGCACTTCTTTGTGGGGTTACTTACCGGGACAAGACATACAGCCTCAAAGGAACTGTTAATGATgtgaagagaatgaaagttttgttgATGCAACGCTTTGGTTATCGTCGGGACTGTATTCGCATCCTCACAG AAGAAACTGGATCGGAGAGTGATTTTAGTCCGACGAAGAAGAATATACAAGAGTCGTTGAAATGGCTTGTGGAAGGTTCGGAATCGGGAGACTCATTGGTGTTCTACTTCTCTGGACATGGCTTACGTCAACCTGATTTCAATGACGATGAGAAAGATGGGTTCGATGAAACTATCTGTCCGGTTGATTTTATGCAGGAAGGGATGATCCTTGACAACGAGATCAATTCCACCATTGTTCGTCCTCTCAAGAAGGGTATCACTCTTCATGCAATCGTCGATGCTTGTCATAGTGGAACCGTTCTGGATCTCGAGTATGTATACGACCTACCCAA GGACATTTGGATTGACAACAAACCTCCATCGAAAGCAGATAAAAGTACAAGCGGTGGATTGGCGATTTGCCTGAGTGCTTGTGGAGATGATGAGATGGCTTCCGATACTTCT GCTTTCACCGGAAAGGATATGACTGGTGCAATGACTTTTATCTTGATCCATGTTGTTGAGAATGTACCTGAAATAACATACGGAAGCCTGCTGGACCAAATGCATGAGGTTATCGAACAAGTAAATTATAAAAGATGTCTCACTGTCCCATGCTTACGGATACTTCTCGGCCACAGAAAAATAGAG AATCCTATGCTGTCATCGTCTCAAGAGTTCCCGGTTTACTCCAAGAAATTTTTGCTGTGA
- the LOC122311676 gene encoding metacaspase-1-like isoform X7: protein MHSSSTNVSSLDTKPPYAAGNSGEAHGMKRALLCGVTYRDKTYSLKGTVNDVKRMKVLLMQRFGYRRDCIRILTEETGSESDFSPTKKNIQESLKWLVEGSESGDSLVFYFSGHGLRQPDFNDDEKDGFDETICPVDFMQEGMILDNEINSTIVRPLKKGITLHAIVDACHSGTVLDLEYVYDLPKDIWIDNKPPSKADKSTSGGLAICLSACGDDEMASDTSAFTGKDMTGAMTFILIHVVENVPEITYGSLLDQMHEVIEQVNYKRCLTVPCLRILLGHRKIENPMLSSSQEFPVYSKKFLL from the exons ATGCACTCAAGCAGTACTAATGTTTCTTCGCTGGATACTAAGCCGCCATACGCTGCAGGTAATTCGGGTGAGGCACACGGAATGAAGCGCGCACTTCTTTGTGGGGTTACTTACCGGGACAAGACATACAGCCTCAAAGGAACTGTTAATGATgtgaagagaatgaaagttttgttgATGCAACGCTTTGGTTATCGTCGGGACTGTATTCGCATCCTCACAG AAGAAACTGGATCGGAGAGTGATTTTAGTCCGACGAAGAAGAATATACAAGAGTCGTTGAAATGGCTTGTGGAAGGTTCGGAATCGGGAGACTCATTGGTGTTCTACTTCTCTGGACATGGCTTACGTCAACCTGATTTCAATGACGATGAGAAAGATGGGTTCGATGAAACTATCTGTCCGGTTGATTTTATGCAGGAAGGGATGATCCTTGACAACGAGATCAATTCCACCATTGTTCGTCCTCTCAAGAAGGGTATCACTCTTCATGCAATCGTCGATGCTTGTCATAGTGGAACCGTTCTGGATCTCGAGTATGTATACGACCTACCCAA GGACATTTGGATTGACAACAAACCTCCATCGAAAGCAGATAAAAGTACAAGCGGTGGATTGGCGATTTGCCTGAGTGCTTGTGGAGATGATGAGATGGCTTCCGATACTTCT GCTTTCACCGGAAAGGATATGACTGGTGCAATGACTTTTATCTTGATCCATGTTGTTGAGAATGTACCTGAAATAACATACGGAAGCCTGCTGGACCAAATGCATGAGGTTATCGAACAAGTAAATTATAAAAGATGTCTCACTGTCCCATGCTTACGGATACTTCTCGGCCACAGAAAAATAGAG AATCCTATGCTGTCATCGTCTCAAGAGTTCCCGGTTTACTCCAAGAAATTTTTGCTGTGA
- the LOC122311676 gene encoding metacaspase-1-like isoform X6, with product MTPAAKECKVIIPGPASVELGHQIRHALSKTKSTLHQSFGNGGNSGEAHGMKRALLCGVTYRDKTYSLKGTVNDVKRMKVLLMQRFGYRRDCIRILTEETGSESDFSPTKKNIQESLKWLVEGSESGDSLVFYFSGHGLRQPDFNDDEKDGFDETICPVDFMQEGMILDNEINSTIVRPLKKGITLHAIVDACHSGTVLDLEYVYDLPKDIWIDNKPPSKADKSTSGGLAICLSACGDDEMASDTSAFTGKDMTGAMTFILIHVVENVPEITYGSLLDQMHEVIEQVNYKRCLTVPCLRILLGHRKIENPMLSSSQEFPVYSKKFLL from the exons ATGACCCCCGCCGCCAAAG AATGCAAAGTCATTATACCCGGGCCGGCAAGTGTGGAGCTGGGACATCAAATCCGACATGCATTATCAAAGACAAAGAGTACTCTTCATCAGTCATTTGGAAATGGCG GTAATTCGGGTGAGGCACACGGAATGAAGCGCGCACTTCTTTGTGGGGTTACTTACCGGGACAAGACATACAGCCTCAAAGGAACTGTTAATGATgtgaagagaatgaaagttttgttgATGCAACGCTTTGGTTATCGTCGGGACTGTATTCGCATCCTCACAG AAGAAACTGGATCGGAGAGTGATTTTAGTCCGACGAAGAAGAATATACAAGAGTCGTTGAAATGGCTTGTGGAAGGTTCGGAATCGGGAGACTCATTGGTGTTCTACTTCTCTGGACATGGCTTACGTCAACCTGATTTCAATGACGATGAGAAAGATGGGTTCGATGAAACTATCTGTCCGGTTGATTTTATGCAGGAAGGGATGATCCTTGACAACGAGATCAATTCCACCATTGTTCGTCCTCTCAAGAAGGGTATCACTCTTCATGCAATCGTCGATGCTTGTCATAGTGGAACCGTTCTGGATCTCGAGTATGTATACGACCTACCCAA GGACATTTGGATTGACAACAAACCTCCATCGAAAGCAGATAAAAGTACAAGCGGTGGATTGGCGATTTGCCTGAGTGCTTGTGGAGATGATGAGATGGCTTCCGATACTTCT GCTTTCACCGGAAAGGATATGACTGGTGCAATGACTTTTATCTTGATCCATGTTGTTGAGAATGTACCTGAAATAACATACGGAAGCCTGCTGGACCAAATGCATGAGGTTATCGAACAAGTAAATTATAAAAGATGTCTCACTGTCCCATGCTTACGGATACTTCTCGGCCACAGAAAAATAGAG AATCCTATGCTGTCATCGTCTCAAGAGTTCCCGGTTTACTCCAAGAAATTTTTGCTGTGA
- the LOC122311676 gene encoding metacaspase-1-like isoform X5: MTPAAKVVICNRCNKQYSVAKYAAIIRCTECKVIIPGPASVELGHQIRHALSKTKSTLHQSFGNGGNSGEAHGMKRALLCGVTYRDKTYSLKGTVNDVKRMKVLLMQRFGYRRDCIRILTEETGSESDFSPTKKNIQESLKWLVEGSESGDSLVFYFSGHGLRQPDFNDDEKDGFDETICPVDFMQEGMILDNEINSTIVRPLKKGITLHAIVDACHSGTVLDLEYVYDLPKDIWIDNKPPSKADKSTSGGLAICLSACGDDEMASDTSAFTGKDMTGAMTFILIHVVENVPEITYGSLLDQMHEVIEQVNYKRCLTVPCLRILLGHRKIENPMLSSSQEFPVYSKKFLL; the protein is encoded by the exons ATGACCCCCGCCGCCAAAG TCGTTATATGCAATAGGTGCAACAAACAGTACTCGGTGGCTAAGTACGCGGCAATTATTCGCTGTACAGAATGCAAAGTCATTATACCCGGGCCGGCAAGTGTGGAGCTGGGACATCAAATCCGACATGCATTATCAAAGACAAAGAGTACTCTTCATCAGTCATTTGGAAATGGCG GTAATTCGGGTGAGGCACACGGAATGAAGCGCGCACTTCTTTGTGGGGTTACTTACCGGGACAAGACATACAGCCTCAAAGGAACTGTTAATGATgtgaagagaatgaaagttttgttgATGCAACGCTTTGGTTATCGTCGGGACTGTATTCGCATCCTCACAG AAGAAACTGGATCGGAGAGTGATTTTAGTCCGACGAAGAAGAATATACAAGAGTCGTTGAAATGGCTTGTGGAAGGTTCGGAATCGGGAGACTCATTGGTGTTCTACTTCTCTGGACATGGCTTACGTCAACCTGATTTCAATGACGATGAGAAAGATGGGTTCGATGAAACTATCTGTCCGGTTGATTTTATGCAGGAAGGGATGATCCTTGACAACGAGATCAATTCCACCATTGTTCGTCCTCTCAAGAAGGGTATCACTCTTCATGCAATCGTCGATGCTTGTCATAGTGGAACCGTTCTGGATCTCGAGTATGTATACGACCTACCCAA GGACATTTGGATTGACAACAAACCTCCATCGAAAGCAGATAAAAGTACAAGCGGTGGATTGGCGATTTGCCTGAGTGCTTGTGGAGATGATGAGATGGCTTCCGATACTTCT GCTTTCACCGGAAAGGATATGACTGGTGCAATGACTTTTATCTTGATCCATGTTGTTGAGAATGTACCTGAAATAACATACGGAAGCCTGCTGGACCAAATGCATGAGGTTATCGAACAAGTAAATTATAAAAGATGTCTCACTGTCCCATGCTTACGGATACTTCTCGGCCACAGAAAAATAGAG AATCCTATGCTGTCATCGTCTCAAGAGTTCCCGGTTTACTCCAAGAAATTTTTGCTGTGA
- the LOC122311676 gene encoding metacaspase-3-like isoform X2 has protein sequence MTPAAKVVICNRCNKQYSVAKYAAIIRCTECKVIIPGPASVELGHQIRHALSKTKSTLHQSFGNGGKLLKRMHSSSTNVSSLDTKPPYAAGNSGEAHGMKRALLCGVTYRDKTYSLKGTVNDVKRMKVLLMQRFGYRRDCIRILTETGSESDFSPTKKNIQESLKWLVEGSESGDSLVFYFSGHGLRQPDFNDDEKDGFDETICPVDFMQEGMILDNEINSTIVRPLKKGITLHAIVDACHSGTVLDLEYVYDLPKDIWIDNKPPSKADKSTSGGLAICLSACGDDEMASDTSAFTGKDMTGAMTFILIHVVENVPEITYGSLLDQMHEVIEQVNYKRCLTVPCLRILLGHRKIENPMLSSSQEFPVYSKKFLL, from the exons ATGACCCCCGCCGCCAAAG TCGTTATATGCAATAGGTGCAACAAACAGTACTCGGTGGCTAAGTACGCGGCAATTATTCGCTGTACAGAATGCAAAGTCATTATACCCGGGCCGGCAAGTGTGGAGCTGGGACATCAAATCCGACATGCATTATCAAAGACAAAGAGTACTCTTCATCAGTCATTTGGAAATGGCGGTAAATTGTTGAAGCGTATGCACTCAAGCAGTACTAATGTTTCTTCGCTGGATACTAAGCCGCCATACGCTGCAGGTAATTCGGGTGAGGCACACGGAATGAAGCGCGCACTTCTTTGTGGGGTTACTTACCGGGACAAGACATACAGCCTCAAAGGAACTGTTAATGATgtgaagagaatgaaagttttgttgATGCAACGCTTTGGTTATCGTCGGGACTGTATTCGCATCCTCACAG AAACTGGATCGGAGAGTGATTTTAGTCCGACGAAGAAGAATATACAAGAGTCGTTGAAATGGCTTGTGGAAGGTTCGGAATCGGGAGACTCATTGGTGTTCTACTTCTCTGGACATGGCTTACGTCAACCTGATTTCAATGACGATGAGAAAGATGGGTTCGATGAAACTATCTGTCCGGTTGATTTTATGCAGGAAGGGATGATCCTTGACAACGAGATCAATTCCACCATTGTTCGTCCTCTCAAGAAGGGTATCACTCTTCATGCAATCGTCGATGCTTGTCATAGTGGAACCGTTCTGGATCTCGAGTATGTATACGACCTACCCAA GGACATTTGGATTGACAACAAACCTCCATCGAAAGCAGATAAAAGTACAAGCGGTGGATTGGCGATTTGCCTGAGTGCTTGTGGAGATGATGAGATGGCTTCCGATACTTCT GCTTTCACCGGAAAGGATATGACTGGTGCAATGACTTTTATCTTGATCCATGTTGTTGAGAATGTACCTGAAATAACATACGGAAGCCTGCTGGACCAAATGCATGAGGTTATCGAACAAGTAAATTATAAAAGATGTCTCACTGTCCCATGCTTACGGATACTTCTCGGCCACAGAAAAATAGAG AATCCTATGCTGTCATCGTCTCAAGAGTTCCCGGTTTACTCCAAGAAATTTTTGCTGTGA
- the LOC122311676 gene encoding metacaspase-1-like isoform X4 encodes MTPAAKECKVIIPGPASVELGHQIRHALSKTKSTLHQSFGNGGKLLKRMHSSSTNVSSLDTKPPYAAGNSGEAHGMKRALLCGVTYRDKTYSLKGTVNDVKRMKVLLMQRFGYRRDCIRILTEETGSESDFSPTKKNIQESLKWLVEGSESGDSLVFYFSGHGLRQPDFNDDEKDGFDETICPVDFMQEGMILDNEINSTIVRPLKKGITLHAIVDACHSGTVLDLEYVYDLPKDIWIDNKPPSKADKSTSGGLAICLSACGDDEMASDTSAFTGKDMTGAMTFILIHVVENVPEITYGSLLDQMHEVIEQVNYKRCLTVPCLRILLGHRKIENPMLSSSQEFPVYSKKFLL; translated from the exons ATGACCCCCGCCGCCAAAG AATGCAAAGTCATTATACCCGGGCCGGCAAGTGTGGAGCTGGGACATCAAATCCGACATGCATTATCAAAGACAAAGAGTACTCTTCATCAGTCATTTGGAAATGGCGGTAAATTGTTGAAGCGTATGCACTCAAGCAGTACTAATGTTTCTTCGCTGGATACTAAGCCGCCATACGCTGCAGGTAATTCGGGTGAGGCACACGGAATGAAGCGCGCACTTCTTTGTGGGGTTACTTACCGGGACAAGACATACAGCCTCAAAGGAACTGTTAATGATgtgaagagaatgaaagttttgttgATGCAACGCTTTGGTTATCGTCGGGACTGTATTCGCATCCTCACAG AAGAAACTGGATCGGAGAGTGATTTTAGTCCGACGAAGAAGAATATACAAGAGTCGTTGAAATGGCTTGTGGAAGGTTCGGAATCGGGAGACTCATTGGTGTTCTACTTCTCTGGACATGGCTTACGTCAACCTGATTTCAATGACGATGAGAAAGATGGGTTCGATGAAACTATCTGTCCGGTTGATTTTATGCAGGAAGGGATGATCCTTGACAACGAGATCAATTCCACCATTGTTCGTCCTCTCAAGAAGGGTATCACTCTTCATGCAATCGTCGATGCTTGTCATAGTGGAACCGTTCTGGATCTCGAGTATGTATACGACCTACCCAA GGACATTTGGATTGACAACAAACCTCCATCGAAAGCAGATAAAAGTACAAGCGGTGGATTGGCGATTTGCCTGAGTGCTTGTGGAGATGATGAGATGGCTTCCGATACTTCT GCTTTCACCGGAAAGGATATGACTGGTGCAATGACTTTTATCTTGATCCATGTTGTTGAGAATGTACCTGAAATAACATACGGAAGCCTGCTGGACCAAATGCATGAGGTTATCGAACAAGTAAATTATAAAAGATGTCTCACTGTCCCATGCTTACGGATACTTCTCGGCCACAGAAAAATAGAG AATCCTATGCTGTCATCGTCTCAAGAGTTCCCGGTTTACTCCAAGAAATTTTTGCTGTGA
- the LOC122311676 gene encoding metacaspase-1-like isoform X3, whose amino-acid sequence MTPAAKVVICNRCNKQYSVAKYAAIIRCTECKVIIPGPASVELGHQIRHALSKTKSTLHQSFGNGGKLLKRMHSSSTNVSSLDTKPPYAAGNSGEAHGMKRALLCGVTYRDKTYSLKGTVNDVKRMKVLLMQRFGYRRDCIRILTEETGSESDFSPTKKNIQESLKWLVEGSESGDSLVFYFSGHGLRQPDFNDDEKDGFDETICPVDFMQEGMILDNEINSTIVRPLKKGITLHAIVDACHSGTVLDLEDIWIDNKPPSKADKSTSGGLAICLSACGDDEMASDTSAFTGKDMTGAMTFILIHVVENVPEITYGSLLDQMHEVIEQVNYKRCLTVPCLRILLGHRKIENPMLSSSQEFPVYSKKFLL is encoded by the exons ATGACCCCCGCCGCCAAAG TCGTTATATGCAATAGGTGCAACAAACAGTACTCGGTGGCTAAGTACGCGGCAATTATTCGCTGTACAGAATGCAAAGTCATTATACCCGGGCCGGCAAGTGTGGAGCTGGGACATCAAATCCGACATGCATTATCAAAGACAAAGAGTACTCTTCATCAGTCATTTGGAAATGGCGGTAAATTGTTGAAGCGTATGCACTCAAGCAGTACTAATGTTTCTTCGCTGGATACTAAGCCGCCATACGCTGCAGGTAATTCGGGTGAGGCACACGGAATGAAGCGCGCACTTCTTTGTGGGGTTACTTACCGGGACAAGACATACAGCCTCAAAGGAACTGTTAATGATgtgaagagaatgaaagttttgttgATGCAACGCTTTGGTTATCGTCGGGACTGTATTCGCATCCTCACAG AAGAAACTGGATCGGAGAGTGATTTTAGTCCGACGAAGAAGAATATACAAGAGTCGTTGAAATGGCTTGTGGAAGGTTCGGAATCGGGAGACTCATTGGTGTTCTACTTCTCTGGACATGGCTTACGTCAACCTGATTTCAATGACGATGAGAAAGATGGGTTCGATGAAACTATCTGTCCGGTTGATTTTATGCAGGAAGGGATGATCCTTGACAACGAGATCAATTCCACCATTGTTCGTCCTCTCAAGAAGGGTATCACTCTTCATGCAATCGTCGATGCTTGTCATAGTGGAACCGTTCTGGATCTCGA GGACATTTGGATTGACAACAAACCTCCATCGAAAGCAGATAAAAGTACAAGCGGTGGATTGGCGATTTGCCTGAGTGCTTGTGGAGATGATGAGATGGCTTCCGATACTTCT GCTTTCACCGGAAAGGATATGACTGGTGCAATGACTTTTATCTTGATCCATGTTGTTGAGAATGTACCTGAAATAACATACGGAAGCCTGCTGGACCAAATGCATGAGGTTATCGAACAAGTAAATTATAAAAGATGTCTCACTGTCCCATGCTTACGGATACTTCTCGGCCACAGAAAAATAGAG AATCCTATGCTGTCATCGTCTCAAGAGTTCCCGGTTTACTCCAAGAAATTTTTGCTGTGA